Genomic window (Caldinitratiruptor microaerophilus):
GCGCCTCCTCGATCACCGCCGCCGGATCCCGCCTGGCCGTGTACAGGCCGGTGGCGGAGTGGCCGAGGACGGAGAGCGCCCACGCCAACTGGGCGACGCGGTTGGCGTCGGCTGCCTCCGTACCGGGGGCCACGAGGAGTACCTTCACCACCCTTCCCTCCCGTCCGAAAGGCGCGTATGCATGGAGGTGCGAAAGGGGGCTACAGCGTGCGGATCAGCATCGTGATCCCGACCTGGAACCAGTGGGCGGTCACCGAGCGGTGCCTGCAGGCCCTCGCGCGCCATACCCCCCAACCGCACGAGGTGATCGTGGTCGACAACGGTTCCACCGATGGCACCCCTCAGATGCTGCGCAGTCGCTTCCCGGCGGTGCGGCTGGTGCAGAACCCCGTGAACGTCGGGTTTCCGAGGGCGGCCAATCAGGGGCTGCGGGCGGCCAGCGGGGACCTTCTGGTCCTCCTCAACAACGATACGGTGGTGACGCCCCGCTGGCTCACCTGCCTCATCCGGTGCCTGGAGGAGGCTCCACAGGCGGGTCTCGTCGGGCCGGTGAGCAACGCCGTCTCGGGTGTGCAGCAGGTGAGCGTCGCGTACGCCTCGCTGGCGGACATGGAGGCCTTCGCCACGCGCTTCAACGGTCCGGATCCCTCCCGCTGGCGCCAGACCGTCCGCCTGGCAGGCTTCTGCCTGCTGCTGAGCCGGCGCCTGTACGGGTCGGTCGGACCTCTGGACGAAGCCTTCGGGCTGGGGAACTACGAGGACGACGACTACTGCCTGCGCGCCATCGCGGCGGGCTACCGTGTCTGGGTCGCCGGGGACGTGTTCGTGCACCACGACGGCAGCGCGTCCTTCCGCCTGGACGGAGACCGGTACCGGCGGCTCCTGGCCCGGAACCGGGCGCTGTTCCTGCGAAAGCATGGACTCCGCCGCTACCGGTGGAACCCAGACCCTCACCTGGCCGCCTGGTTGCCGGGTTCGCCCCGGCGCGTCGTGGACGTGGGGTGCGGCCTGGGTGCCACCGGCCTCGAGCTCATGCGCCGTGGTGTCGCGGAGGTCTGGGGCGTGACCTGGGATCCTGCCGAGGCGCGGATTGCGGGACGGCTCCTGCACCGCGTGGTCCTCGTCCCGGAGAGGACGGGCCTGCCCCCGGGAGAGATCGGCCCGTTCGCCGGCGCCGTGATCTCGGGCGGGCTGGACGAGTTCCCGGACCCCGTCGCCCTCCTGGCCCGGGTGCTCGACCTGCTCGAGCCCGGCGCTCCCCTGGTGGTGCAGGTTCTCAACGAGGGCCATTACTCGTCCCCCCGCTTCCGGTCATACCTGCCTGCGGGCCTGCCGGCTCCGGAGGAGGGCGTGGAGGGGGTGCCGGTGCGGCGCCTCCGGCTCGACGAGTTCCTGGGGACCCTGCTGCGGCTGGGGCTCGAAGGGATCGAAGTGGGAACCGTGCATGCCCCTCCGCCGGCAGCGGTCGAGCCGGCAGTCCGATCCGTCGCCGCTCAGGTCGCAGGGCCCGGCGAGCACCCCGAACAGGTGTATGCCGACCTGTGCACGTGGCGCTTCGTGGCGCGCGGGCGCAAGCCGTGAGCGAGATCTCTCGCCCGTATGTGGTCGCGGCGCGGGGAGGACCCCGCGGCCGGCGTCAGACGTGGGCCTGCAGGAAGATGCTCAGGGACGTGGTGAGGGCGGCCGTCTGCGACGCGTACTGGATCTTCGCGTACTTGACGAACTTGTAGGGCACGAAGAAGAACTGCGTGGTCGGCGCCAGGGTGATGGTGCCGGTGGTGTCGGTGTCGAACAGCACGCTGTCCGCGCTGAGCTGCAGGCGGACCAGCGCGCTGTTCGACGTTCCGGCGTTCCTCGCCGCGAACGTCACGGTCGAGAACTCGAGGACGTCGACCACGACGGCGTCCTTGAAGGTCGTGTCGCCGGTGTCTGCCACGTTGGTCAGGGAGTCGGCCGTCCGCCGGTCCTCTAGCGTGACCGCGGCCAGTAGGCTGGCGGCCGTCGGGTTCGAGACCTGCACCTGGAGGCTGGCGGGGGTGGGGTTGGAGACCTGGGCCAGGAGGCTGGCCGGCGTGGGGTTGGAGACCTGGGCGAGGAGGCTGGCCGGCGTGGGGTTGGAGACCTGGGCGAGGAGACTGGCGGCGGTGGGGTTGGAGACCTGGGCGAGGAGGCTGGCGGCCGTGGGGTTGGAGACCTGGGCGAGGAGACTGGCGGCGGTGGGGTTGGAGACCTGGGCGAGGAGGCTGGCGGCCGTGGGGTTGGAGACCTGGGCGAGGAGGCTGGCGGGGGTGGGGTTGGAGACCTGGGCCAGGAGGCTGGCAGCCGTGGGGTTGGAGACCTGGGCCAGCAGCGCGGAGGCCTGGTCGTTGAACACCTTGAAGTTCGGCATGGGCGTTCCCCCTCCGGGATCTCGCCACCAGGTTATGTTCGGTCGACCCGAGATGACATAACAGCCGGCCCGGGCCATCCGCCCGGGTCGCTCTCGTGCTGGCCCCGGGGACTCCGGGCGCAATCCCTGCCGACTTGTCATAACCTTGGCATGGAGTTTCCGCCGCGCGGAGGTGATGATGCCTTGGCGGGTGCGCGCGCCCGGATCAGCCTCTGCGTGCTCGCCAGTGACGCCGCCGGGCTTTCCCGCTGCCTCCGCAGCGCGGCAGCGCTCGTCGACGAGGTCGTGGTACTGGCCGGGAACGGTTCCAGGGCGATCCGGCAACTTGTCGGCGCCTACGGGGGCCGGCTCGTGTCCGGCACCTGGGCGGACGACTTCTCGGCCGCACGGAACCGGTTGCTCGACCATGCGCACGGGGACTGGGTGCTCTTCCTGGACGACGACGAAGAGCTGCACGAGCCCGAACCGTCCACGCTGGCGGGCTTGCTCACGGAGACGGCCAGGGGGTACTACGTCCCTGTCCTGAGCCCCCTGGGTGATGGGGCCGAGGCAGAGCTCGAGCACCAGCTACGGCTTTTCCGGCGCAGTCCTGAGCACCGTTACGTGGGCATCTGCTGCGAGGAACTGACCGGGGACTGGTCGCCGGCCAGCCCGGGGGTGCACGTGGCGCCCCTGCTGGTCTGGCACCATGGTTACGTAGGAAACGGACTCGTCTCTCGCACCCGGCGGAAAGTGCAGTTGCTCGAGGCACAGGCGGGCCAGCCCGATGGCCACCGGAGCCTGTGCCTGGGACGTGAGTGGGCACGTCTGGGTCGGTACGCGGAGGCAGCCGGCCATCTCCGCCGTGCGGTCGAGTTGCTCGACGTACAGAGCCGGAACTGGGCACGGGCCTGCCGGGAACTCGCCTCGGCCCTCGTGGAGCAAGGGCTCTACGACGAGGCGCTCGCGCTGCTGGAACGGGGGGTGGAGAGGCACCCGCTGGCCAGCGACCTCTGGTTCCTGCTCGGGAGTGCGGCCGCGCGGCTGGGACGCCACAACCTGGCGATGGCCGCGTTCGGCCGTTGCCTCCAGCTGGGACAGGGCAGCTGGTTCTACGACCCCTCCCCGGGAGTCGGCGACTACAAGGCGGCGCACGCGCTCGGGCTGGTCCACGAGTGCCTGGGGCAGACCGATCGGAGCCTGGACCTCTACCGGACGGCCATGAGAGCGGGCTCTGGTTTCACCGAGCCCCTCTACCGCATAGCGACGATCCTGGGGACCGATCCGCGGAGAAACGCCCTGGCTCCAGCCCTCCTGCGCACCCTGGGAAAGACGTGGCGGACCGCTACGTCCGAGGACCTGCGTCTCGTGGCGGACGTGCTCGGCACGCAGGGTCGCTGGCGCGAGGCGGTCGAGTGCCTGGAGCGGTCCCTGGCGGCGATCACCGGGGCCGAAGGGGCGCTATTGCGGGGCATCTGCCTCGCCATGCTCGGCCGCGTGGACGAGGCAACCGCGGCCCTGACCCAGGTTCCGCCCGGCTCGCCCCTCCGGGGCAAAGCGCTGCTCCGCCTCCTCGCCTTGGACTGGATCCGTGGCGACTGGGCGCGGGCCGAAGCGACCCGCCGGGAGCTGGGCGAGGCGGGGGTCACGGAGCCGGTCCAGAAGGCGGCGGAGCTGGCCCACCGGCTGCTGGAACGCGGTGCGGTGTGGGGTACCCTGGGGATCGATCCGGATGCGTCCGCGGCGATGGGCAACGCACTCCTTCTCTGGATCGAGGTCCTGCTGGCGGCAGGTCGGGTGTCGGAGGCAGAACGCCTCGGGGCGCTGATCGGCGCCCTGGCCTGGCCCCCGGGTCCTGCCAGGCTGGCCGTGGTCGCGGCCCGCTGGGGCCACCCGGAAGTCGTGCGCCCCTTCGAGCAGCGTCTGCGCGCCGCTGCCGTCCCGGAGGCGGCCGAGGCCTGCCTGGCGCTTGCTCGCGCCCACCGGCGGTCCGGGCGGCGAGGGGCGGCAGCCTGGTATCTCGCCAGCATCCGCGGGGGCTCGCCGCTCGTCGCGCCGTATGTCGAACTTGCGAATCTGCTCCGGACGGCGGCGCGGGCGGTCGCCCGCGCGCGCTCGGCCGGGTCCTGCGCCACGGCGGCCGCCGTCCGGAGGGGTTCCCGCCGCGCTCCGAGACAGCCGGCCGGACACGGGGGTGAGGAGCATGGCCGGAAGCCGGCCCGAGATCAGCCTCTGCATGATCGTCCGTGACGAGGCCGAATGCCTGCCGCGCTGCCTGGAGAGCGTTCAGGGCGTGGCGGACGAGATCGTCGTGGTAGATACCGGGTCGGTCGATGACACGGTCGAGATCGCTCGCCGGAGCGGCGCCCGGGTGGAGCACTTCCCGTGGAACGGTGACTTCGCTTCTGCTCGGAACCGGAGCCTCGACCTGGCCACCGGCGAGTGGATCCTCGTCCTGGACGCGGACGAAGAGCTGCACCCCGACGACCGCCACGGCATCCGATCCCTTGTGCGCCAGACCGGTGCCGAGGGGTTTCTCGTCCGCATCGTCAACCGGCTCGACAGCGCGGTTCCGTGGGCGGAGGAAACGAGCGTCAACGTCCGCCTGTTCCGTAACCGCCCCGAGTACCGGTTCACGGGCATCCTGCACGAGCAGATCGCAGAGAACATCGTGCGGGCGCGCCCGGGTGCCCGGCTCGAGCCCTGCGCCCTGCGGATCCTGCACTACGGGTACCAGCAGGAGGTGGTGGCCCGCAAGGAGAAGCGCCTGCGCAACCTCGCCCTGGCGAGGGAGGCAGTGACCCGGGCGCCGGAGGACGCCTTCCTCCGCTTCAACCTCGGCGTCGAGTACCTGCGGCTGGAACGGTACGAAGACGCCCTGGCCGAACTGGAGGCGGCCTGGCGGCTACACGCCCGGGGAGCCCTGTGGGCTTCCAAGCTCGTCAAGAGCCTCCTCGTGTGCCTGCTGCGGCTCGGCAGGCACCAGGACGTCCTGGCGCGGGCGGAGGCGAGCCAGGCCGAGTTCCCGGACTTCACCGACCTCGTCTTCCTGCGCGGGGTAGCCCTCTTCGAGCTGAAGCGTCACGCCGAGGCGGTCGGCGTGTTCCACCAGTGCCTGGCCATGGGTCCGGCCCCGTGTCCGCCGTATTCGGGGGTGGAGCCCGCACTGGGCGGGTGCAAGACGCACCTCGCGCTGGGGATGGTGTACGAGGCCATGGGGCGGCTCCCCGACGCGGTCCGGCACTACCACCAGGCGGCGGTGCTCGGGGGTGGATGGCACGAGCCGCTCGGGCGGCTCGCCGCGCTTCTCATCCCCCGCGAGGACCTGGCGGCGGTCCGCGGATACCTGGAGCCGTTCTTCGATCTCGGGCAGCCCTCCCAGCGGGTGGCGCTGGCGAACCTCTTCTTCACCCATGGCCGTTACGACGTGGCGTTGCAGTACCTGGGGCCGCCCGACCCGGAAGACGGCGGTGCCGGCGGAGCCGCCGCCCTTCTCCGGGGCCGCTGCCTGGCGAAGGTGGGGCAGTACGAGGAAGCGCTGGCCGCGTTCCGGTCCGTTCCCCCCGAGAGCCCCTTGCACCGTGAAGCCCTCGTCCACACGGCATTCTGCTGCTGGTGCCTGGACCGGCCACGGGCCGCCCGGGCCGCCGTCCGAAAGCTCGGCGGGCGGGACGAGGACTACCTGGCGGTCGCCCGGCTGTTCTACTCCGAGGCGGAGGAAATCCTGTCGGAGGGCCTGCGGCGGTTCCCCGAGTCGACGCTCCTGCAAGAGACCCTCGTGGCGCTGCGCGAGGAGATCGCCGACCTGGAGCGTCCGGCGCGACCGGCGTCCGGGGACGATTGAGATGCCGCCGCGCGTGTCGCTCTGCATGATCGTACGGGACGAGGCCGAGGCACTCGCCCGGTGCCTGCGGAGTGCCCAGGGCGCCTACGACGAACTGGTCGTCGTGGATACCGGGTCCGTCGACGACAGCCCCGCCGTCGCGCGCCGGTTCGGTGCCCGGGTGCTCCGCTTCCCCTGGTGCGATGACTTCGCCGCAGCGCGCAATCACGGCCTGGAGCGGGCCCGGGGTGACTGGCTGCTGTGGCTGGACGCCGACGACGAGCTGCCGCCGGGAACGGCCGGCCGCCTGCGCGAGCTGGTCGCGGAGGGCGGCCCGGAGGGCTATTTCTTCCCGACCGTCAGCTTCCTGGGCGGCGGGCTCAGCGACCGTTCCGTCACGTGCCTTCACCTGCGCCTCTTCCGCAACCGGCCGCACCACCGGTTCCGCGGAGCCATCCACGAGCAGGTCACCTGCGATCCCGGGTCCTGCGCCGTCCGTCAGGACATCCGGGTCCTGCACCACGGTTACCGGCAGCACCCGGAGCGGCTGCGGGCGAAGGCGGAGCGCAACCGCCGGATCCTGCTCCAGCAGCTGCGCCGCTACCCGGGCAGCCCGTGGTACCTGTACCACCTCGGCACGGAATACCTGCGCCTCGGGCACCCGGATCGGGCCATCACCTGTTACCGGGAGGCCCGCAAGAGGGCCCTCCGGGAGGGTCTGGTCCTGCCCGAGCTGTGGAAGAAGCTCGCCGCCGTCCTGTCGGAGCACGGCGATCCGGGTGAGGCGGAGGAGATCGTCGCCGAAGGACTGGGCCTCTTTCCGGAGTACACGGACCTCGAGTTCGTCGCCGGAACCGTCGCCCACCGCCAGGGGCGCCTCGGCGACGCCCTCAGGCACTTCCGCCGGTGTCTGGCGATGGGCGACGCCCCGGTCACCTTTCCCAGGGAGGACGGCCTGGGCGGGTGCCGTGCCCTCCATGCCGCCGGGCTGGTCCACTTCGACCTGGGGAACTACCCGGCGGCCTTCGAACTCGCCCTCGCCGCGCTGGCCCGTGGCCCCGCTGACACGGAGACCCTCGGTCTCGCCGTGGAGGCCCTCTCCAGCCATCTGGACGGGCGCGAGCTCGTACGGCGGCTGGAGACCCGCCTGGAGGTCACCCCGGAAGTGGCCTGGCTGCTGGTACAGCTCCTCGCGCGAGTGGGCGCGTACCGGGCGGCCCTCTACTTCCTCCCGCGCAGCACTCCGGCCGCGCCGGCCGCGGCCCGGGCCCTCCTCGCCGGAATCTGCCATCTGGGTGCGGGAGAGCCCTCGCGCAGCGAGACGTCCTTCCTGGAGGCCCGCGAGGCGGGCGCACCGGCGGAGGAGGTGAACCGCTACCTGGCCCTCGTGCACGGGTGCGCCGGCCGGCGGGACCCGGCTGGGTGGCAGGCACTGGCGCCCTCCCCTCAGGCGAGGCTGGAGCTCGCCGAGAAGCTGCTCGAACTTGGCCGTGCCCGCACCGGTCTCCGCATCTTGCGGGAGGTGGTGGCAGGGGGGGAGGTCAGCCTGCGTCTGGAGGCCGGGAAGGCGTGTCTCCGGCGCGGGCGGTACCGGGAAGCGTGCCGGCTCCTGCTCGGCGTTCCGTCACCACGGCCGGACGAGGTGCGCGTGGACCTCTCCCTGGCTGCCGCTGGGGCAGGCAGGGTCGCGTTCGCCCGACGCCTCCTCGCTGAGACGGATCCGCGCCGGTGCAGGTTCGAGACCGTCTGTGCCCTCGCCTGGTCGCTCCTGACGGCCGCCCGGGCAGTGCTGGGGGCGGCCCCCGCCACGGCCGCACGGTGTCGGGACAGGAAGGCGCGGCTCGACCGGCTTCCGATCTGGCGCTGGTCCGTCTTGCGGCCGGTCGGCGGGAAGCGGCCGTGGCGGGTGCGGAAGGGGAACCCGCGCCGGGGCCGGGGCGGGCGGCAGGGGGGTGCGGTGGATGACGGGCGCCTCGGAGACGGCCAGGCGGCCGCGGCTATCGCTTTGCATGATCGTCCGCGACGAGGAGGCAAATCTCCCAAGATGCTTGAAGAGCGTGGAAGGGGTGTATGACGACCTGGTGATCGTCGACACGGGCTCGCGGGACCGGACCGTGGAGGCCGCGCGGGCCTGCGGGGCCCGGGTGCTGTCCTTTCCGTGGCGGGACGACTTCAGCGCAGCGCGCAACCACGCCCTCGACCACGCGACCGGCGAGTGGGTTCTGTGGCTCGACGCCGACGACGAGGTCGTGCCGGAGGACCGCGGAAAGATCCGCCCCCTCCTGGCGGACCCGGCGTGCGCAGGGTACTTCTTCTACACGCTCAGCCTCGTTCATCCAGGGGTCCCCTCCGTTCACGTCCGGAACGTGCATCTGCGGCTGTTCCGGCGCACCGCGGAACACCGGTTCGTCGGAGCCATCCACGAGTACGTGACGACGGGGGCCGGGCGCTACGGCACGGCCGGCGTCCGGATCCTCCATCACGGCTATCTTCCGGGTGAACTCGCCGCGAAGGACAAGACGGGCCGGAACCTCCGGATCCTCAGGCGTCTGGTCGAGGACGAGCCGGGGAACGCTCTCTGGCACTACTACCTGGGATGTGAACTGTGCCGCGCCGGGGACTGGACGGGTGCCGCGGCGAGCTTCGGGCGCGCCAGGGAAGTGCTGGGAGAGTCGGCCGGCTGGGCGCCGGACCTGTGGCGCCGGTCGGCGATCTGCCGAATGCACCTGGGCCAGCACCGCGAGGCACTGGCCGAGCTCCAGGAGGGCATCGCCCGCCACCCCGACTACACGGACCTGCACTTCCTCCTCGGGCTTCTGTGGCATCGCCTCGCGCGCTACGGAGACGCGCTGGCGGCCCTCCGCCGTGCCCTGGAGATGGGCGAGCCCCCTCCCTGGTACACGCACGACCACGGGACAGGCGGGTTCCGGGCGCTGACGGCACTCGCTCAGGTGCACTACGATCTGGGCAACTACCCCGAGGCGGCGCACGCCTGCCTCGAGGCGCTCCGGCGCCAGCCGGACTACCCGGGCCCCTTGCCCGTCCTGGTAGGCGCCCTGTGGGCCATGCACCCGCCCCGGAAGGCCAGTGCCCTGCTCGCTGCCTTCGTGAGAGATCTGCGACTGGCCCCCGCCCCGCGAGTCGCCCTCTGCACACGCGTGGCGGCCGCCCTCCACGAGGTGGGCGCGCATGCCGCCTGCCTGGAGTGGCTCGGTGCTCACCCGCGCCGGAGCCGACACGACGGTGCCGGCCCGCCGGAGGCCGTGGCTCTTCGGGCTCGCGCGCTGGCGGCACTGGGTCGCTCCCTCGTCCGGCCCCGCACACCGCCGCCGGCTCCCGGTCTGCCCGCGGCCCTGGTCCGCCGGGCCGGGCGCCTGCGCGCGGCAGCCCTGGCCGTCCTCGACCGGTCCGGATCTCCCGTCCTGCGGGCGCTCGCCCGGGCGGCCGGACGTAGGCGCCCTGGTCCCCTGCGGGTCTGGTCGGGAGGATGAGCACCATGCGCCTGACCCTGTGCGTGATCGCGCGGGACGAGGAGGAGAACCTGCCGCGCTGCCTGGCGAGCGTCTCCGAGGTGGTGGACGAGATCGTGGTGGTGGACACCGGCTCCCGGGACCGCACCCGTGAGGTGGCGGAGGCGGCAGGCGCCCGGGTCGCCTTCTACCTGTGGGACGGCTCGTTCAGCGCCGCCCGCAACCTCGCCCTCGATCTGGCGACCGGTGACTGGGTCCTCATGCTCGACGCGGACGAGGAACTGCACCCCGGCGACCGGGACTCGATCCGGCCCCTGCTGGCTGGCGAGGCCGAAGGGTACTTCTTCACCGTTCTCAGCTACCTCGGGCCGCGTCCGGGAGCCGACGTCCTCCGCGACGCCCGGCTGTGCCTGTTCCGGCGCCGACCGGGCTACCGTTACGAACGACGCCTCCACGAGGACATCGCCGGCAGCATCCTTTCCGCCCGGCCCGGCGCGGTTCTGGCTCACGCTGCAGTCCGTGTGCTGCACTACGGGTACCTGGACCCCTCCCTCGCCCGGCGGGCCAAGGCGGAGCGGAACCGCGCGGTCCTGCTGGCAGCGCTGCGGGAGACGCCGGACGATCCCTTCCTCCTGTACAGCCTCGCCGCGGAAGCCATGGGCCAGGGCGAGGCGGCCATGGCGCTCGACCTGCTGCGCGAGGCAGGGCGCCGCGCGGACCGGGGTGCTCCCTGGTATCCGGACTGGGTGAAGAAGACGGCCGTGTGCCTCATCGAGCTGGGGCGGCTCGACGAGGCCAGGGAGGTGCTGAATCACGGGGTGGAGGCGTTCCGCGACTTCACGGACCTGCGGTTCCTCCTGGGCGTCCTCCACGTGCGAAGGGGGGACACCGGTGAGGCGGAGGCTTGCTTCGAGGAGTGCCTCCGCCTTGGCGAAGCACCGGTGGGCTACGCCTCGTGGGAGGGGGTGGGTACGTTCCGAGCTTGGGCTGCCCTCGGGAGCCTGGCGGAATCGAGGAACGACTACCAGGCGGCCGTCCGTTGCTACGCCGCCGCGCTGAGTCAACGCCACGACTTCGGCCCGGCCCTGGGGAGACTCTGCCGGATCCTCGCCCGGGTGGCACCACGTCAGGCAACGGCGTGGATCGCCCGCTACTTCGACCTGTCGCACGAGGCGACGGCCATCACGTTGGCCCGCGTCCTCGAAGCCGCCGGCGCCCCGGGGCTCGCGGGTCGGGTCCTGCGGGTGGCCCTGAACGTCACCGGCCGGGCGGGGACGCCGGCGCTCGCCGCCGGGTTCGCCGCACTGCGGCGCCGCCAGGCCGCGGCTTGGCTCGGTGGCCCGGTTCCGGGACGGCCGCCTCACACGGACCCGCCCTCCGTGCCCCGACGGGCCAGCGGCGTTCCGTGACGGGAGGCCCCTCCGACCGGGTAGTACCGGCCCGGCCGGTCCGCCGTGGCCCTGTAAGATCGCACGGGACGGCCCCGCGATGCCGTGTCCCCGGGGTCTCCCCACTGTACCGTCAGCGTTGCTGGTGGCGGGCTGCCGCCCGGGACCGGGCCGGTCTCGCCGCCTGCGACCGGCAGCGGCACGGCAGCGACCCGCGATGGCGGCCCGTCCGGGGCGGCCCCGGGGGGATCGCCGGCGGTGGTCAGTTCCACGACAAGGGGAAGTGCGGCCACCAGTCCGACGCCCGGCGCCGGCTCGACGTGTACGGGACCGGCCTCGACGGTCCGGGCGACCACGCCGGCCCCGGGACCTGCGGGCAGCGGCAGGACACAGCGGAAGGGGGCCGAGTAGCGGACAACCCGCTCGCCGGCCGGGTCGCGGAACACCAAGAGGAGGCCCAGCGTTCCCTCTGCGGTCGCCTGCCGGTCGCGGGCACAGGGAGACAGGCGCAGATGTGTACCGTCGCGGTCCCAGCGTATGTCCGCCAGATTCTCGCCGGGTTGTCCGAACCCGTCTGTTCGGATCACGACCTCTACCCGCCCGCGGCACTTCATACCCGCTCACCTCCTGTCGCGATCACCCTATGCGCCGGCCCCCGGCAGCGCCTCTTCCGCCGCCGGGGGTTCCCGGGGGCCGCGGTGAAGGCCACCGGGCAGTACCGGTGGCCTTCACCACGGGGATGCTGGACAGGGATCAGGAGCCGGTGAACGGCGTGGTGACCCGGTCGGCCACGCTGGACGGCGCCAGAACCACCTTCACCGCTCGGTCCTGGCAGATGGACACGTCGAACGCGCCGACGTCGAGGGTGGCCTGCACGGCGGTGCCCCCGCCGATGATGGTGGCCCCGCTGACCGTGGCGCTCGGCGGCGGGCTGGAGAGCGCGCAGTCCGTGCCGGAACCCAGGTTGTCGGTGAAGTCGGTGTCGACCTGGCAGGTGATGAAGTTGCCGTTCGATAGCTGCAGGAAGAACGCCGACCGGATGGTGAGCGTGAACTGGCCGTTGAAGCACGTCGAGCTGAGCGGGAAGGCGGTGGAGAAGAGCACGGCGACGATGGTGGTTCCGGGCGGCAGCGTGGGGCTGCAGGTGATGGTGGTGGGGGGCGGATCGTAGCTGCAGCGGCGCCGGATCTTGGTCCGGCAGAGCTGGACGATGTCCAGCGTGCCCGGGGTGAGGACGCCGGTCTCGGTGGTGTCCACGCAGACCGTCGGGGTGATCGGTGGGTCGGCGTCACTATGGAAGATCTGGATCTCGCCACCCGCGAGCGGCGGAACGGCACTCATCCAACCACTCCTTTCGGAAGTCCCGTCTCATACTTATGTAGAGCGCTCCACACCCGTTCCTTCGCAGGCTGGGGCCGCGCAGCGAGGCAGAGGAGACGGCCCGGCACCTTGGCCGGGCCGCATTCACCACGTGATCGAGATGTGGACCGGACGGCGCAGCCTGCACCGCCAGGGCAGGACGTGGAGTGTGCCGGTGACCAAACACGGGTCCGCTGGGTCGACCGTGGTGCCCTCGAGCTGAACGGCGGGAGTGTCGGCGTCGACCCCGTCCGCCGGGCCGAGGTGTGCCCTCAGGACGACGTCTTGTGCCAGCATCGCCGGGCGATCCGACGTCTCGAAGGCCAGAAGGACCTTCACCGTCAGCTCGAGGCAGCCCGAATCGGGAATCCACCGCATCGGGCGGAGGGGGGTCGCCTCCGCGTGGAGGATGCGGAGGACGGGGCGGTCGTGCCGGTACGTCATGGCGAACTGTTGGGAGCGGAAGGCTTCGTGGAACTCGAGCCACAGGTTGGCCGTGATGCGGGGCGACGGCGGCCCGCCGGGTGATTCGCCGGGAAACGGGCTCGCGGCGGGCGCGAAGGGCGACTCGGCGCCCCCGGCCTGATGAATCTCGATACGCATCCGGATTCTCCTCGGACTCGGCGCGTCGCCGGTGGCCAATGTGAGGCACCGGCAAGGAGCAGGGAGTCTCGGCGTGTGGGACCGCTTCGGCCGGAGTTCGGACGATCTGCGTCCCGACGCTTCCTGCAGCGGCCCAAGCGCCACCGACTCCCGACCGGGCACGGATACGTAACCGTCGAGGCGCGCAGCCCCCACGGATGATCTCCTCGTCGTGCAGGATTCCAGCCGGTGCCCGTGCTACCCTATGCGTATGGAAACCCGGTGTACGCGCGGCGGACATCCACCGGCCGTTCCCGGGTGCATGCGCTGCTGTGCGGCTGGAAGGGGGGACGGCGTTTGTCCCAGACAGCGCCCCGACCGGAGCGCCGGCACCCGAAGAACCAGCTGAACGACCTCACCGGGCGGGAGTGGCTGCGCTTCACCCGCACCTGGTTCGTCCACGACCCGCCGCCCCGCAGCCGGGAGGAGCTGGAGCACCCCGCCAAGTACCCCGAGGGGCTGGTGACCGACTTCCTGCGGTTCTTCACCAAGGCCGGGGAGTGGGTCCTGGATCCCTTCTGCGGGGTCGGGTCGACGCTCGTAGCGGCCGCCCGGTCCGGGCGCAGCGGTGTCGGGATCGAACTGGTTCCCGCGTTCGCGGCCGTCGCCCGGCGCCGAGTGGCAGCCGAGGCTGCCGGCACCCGGCAACTCGTGGCGGAGGGCGACGCCGTCCGTCTTCCGGAGGTGCTGGGGCGGCTCCGGCAGGCCCACCCGGAGGTACCTGCGCGCTTCGACTTCACCATGACCTCCCCGCCGTACTGGGACATGCTGTCGAA
Coding sequences:
- a CDS encoding glycosyltransferase, yielding MRISIVIPTWNQWAVTERCLQALARHTPQPHEVIVVDNGSTDGTPQMLRSRFPAVRLVQNPVNVGFPRAANQGLRAASGDLLVLLNNDTVVTPRWLTCLIRCLEEAPQAGLVGPVSNAVSGVQQVSVAYASLADMEAFATRFNGPDPSRWRQTVRLAGFCLLLSRRLYGSVGPLDEAFGLGNYEDDDYCLRAIAAGYRVWVAGDVFVHHDGSASFRLDGDRYRRLLARNRALFLRKHGLRRYRWNPDPHLAAWLPGSPRRVVDVGCGLGATGLELMRRGVAEVWGVTWDPAEARIAGRLLHRVVLVPERTGLPPGEIGPFAGAVISGGLDEFPDPVALLARVLDLLEPGAPLVVQVLNEGHYSSPRFRSYLPAGLPAPEEGVEGVPVRRLRLDEFLGTLLRLGLEGIEVGTVHAPPPAAVEPAVRSVAAQVAGPGEHPEQVYADLCTWRFVARGRKP
- a CDS encoding DUF6385 domain-containing protein gives rise to the protein MPNFKVFNDQASALLAQVSNPTAASLLAQVSNPTPASLLAQVSNPTAASLLAQVSNPTAASLLAQVSNPTAASLLAQVSNPTAASLLAQVSNPTPASLLAQVSNPTPASLLAQVSNPTPASLQVQVSNPTAASLLAAVTLEDRRTADSLTNVADTGDTTFKDAVVVDVLEFSTVTFAARNAGTSNSALVRLQLSADSVLFDTDTTGTITLAPTTQFFFVPYKFVKYAKIQYASQTAALTTSLSIFLQAHV
- a CDS encoding tetratricopeptide repeat protein is translated as MAGARARISLCVLASDAAGLSRCLRSAAALVDEVVVLAGNGSRAIRQLVGAYGGRLVSGTWADDFSAARNRLLDHAHGDWVLFLDDDEELHEPEPSTLAGLLTETARGYYVPVLSPLGDGAEAELEHQLRLFRRSPEHRYVGICCEELTGDWSPASPGVHVAPLLVWHHGYVGNGLVSRTRRKVQLLEAQAGQPDGHRSLCLGREWARLGRYAEAAGHLRRAVELLDVQSRNWARACRELASALVEQGLYDEALALLERGVERHPLASDLWFLLGSAAARLGRHNLAMAAFGRCLQLGQGSWFYDPSPGVGDYKAAHALGLVHECLGQTDRSLDLYRTAMRAGSGFTEPLYRIATILGTDPRRNALAPALLRTLGKTWRTATSEDLRLVADVLGTQGRWREAVECLERSLAAITGAEGALLRGICLAMLGRVDEATAALTQVPPGSPLRGKALLRLLALDWIRGDWARAEATRRELGEAGVTEPVQKAAELAHRLLERGAVWGTLGIDPDASAAMGNALLLWIEVLLAAGRVSEAERLGALIGALAWPPGPARLAVVAARWGHPEVVRPFEQRLRAAAVPEAAEACLALARAHRRSGRRGAAAWYLASIRGGSPLVAPYVELANLLRTAARAVARARSAGSCATAAAVRRGSRRAPRQPAGHGGEEHGRKPARDQPLHDRP
- a CDS encoding glycosyltransferase; the protein is MAGSRPEISLCMIVRDEAECLPRCLESVQGVADEIVVVDTGSVDDTVEIARRSGARVEHFPWNGDFASARNRSLDLATGEWILVLDADEELHPDDRHGIRSLVRQTGAEGFLVRIVNRLDSAVPWAEETSVNVRLFRNRPEYRFTGILHEQIAENIVRARPGARLEPCALRILHYGYQQEVVARKEKRLRNLALAREAVTRAPEDAFLRFNLGVEYLRLERYEDALAELEAAWRLHARGALWASKLVKSLLVCLLRLGRHQDVLARAEASQAEFPDFTDLVFLRGVALFELKRHAEAVGVFHQCLAMGPAPCPPYSGVEPALGGCKTHLALGMVYEAMGRLPDAVRHYHQAAVLGGGWHEPLGRLAALLIPREDLAAVRGYLEPFFDLGQPSQRVALANLFFTHGRYDVALQYLGPPDPEDGGAGGAAALLRGRCLAKVGQYEEALAAFRSVPPESPLHREALVHTAFCCWCLDRPRAARAAVRKLGGRDEDYLAVARLFYSEAEEILSEGLRRFPESTLLQETLVALREEIADLERPARPASGDD